The Rhizobium sp. ZPR4 DNA segment AGAAGCGAGGTGTTCTTGAGCTGCAGGACAGACTGGTTGACCAGCGGCGGCACCATGCGGCGCAGCGCCTGCGGCAGAATGATCTTGGCCATCAACTGGCCTCGACGCATGCCGATCGCGCGGCCGGCATCCCATTGCCCGGTGTCGATCGAGACGATGCCGCCCCGAATGATCTCGGCGTAGAACGCAGCGCCATACATGGTCAGCGTGATGAAGGCTGCCATCGCAGGGGAGATCTGAATTCCGACCAGCATGGGCAGAGCGTAGTAACACCAGACCAGCTGCACGAGGACAGGCGTACAGCGAAACAGCTCCACGATCGTCATGATCGGAACGGTGACGATTTTCAAACCCGAAAGTCGGGCAAGAGCGAAAACCGTGCCTACAAGGATTCCGGAGACGATGGTCAAAACGGTAAAGCCGACCGTGTAGCCCAAGCCTTGAAGAAACAGGCCGCGGTACTGCCAAAGGCTGGAGAAGTCCCATTGATATTGCATCACAGCGCGCTTTGTTCGGCCCGACGGAAAGTCCGGGGAGAGGTTGAGGTGAAAAGCCACTCGCCAAGCGTCAGTATGTCGAAGACGGGGAGATCGAGGGCAGCCGAAATCGCCTGGGCAAAGGGCGGCATATTGGTGCATTCCAGCACGATGGCGCCGACGGATGGATGTTCGGCGACAAGCCTTCG contains these protein-coding regions:
- a CDS encoding amino acid ABC transporter permease, whose protein sequence is MQYQWDFSSLWQYRGLFLQGLGYTVGFTVLTIVSGILVGTVFALARLSGLKIVTVPIMTIVELFRCTPVLVQLVWCYYALPMLVGIQISPAMAAFITLTMYGAAFYAEIIRGGIVSIDTGQWDAGRAIGMRRGQLMAKIILPQALRRMVPPLVNQSVLQLKNTSLLSVLAVPDLLYQGQLVTSATYRPLETYTLIAFIYLAVLFPMTRLAHWLEGRKA